In one Rattus rattus isolate New Zealand chromosome 16, Rrattus_CSIRO_v1, whole genome shotgun sequence genomic region, the following are encoded:
- the Pcp2 gene encoding Purkinje cell protein 2 homolog isoform X2, with protein sequence MEEQRCSLQAEPGQTPESQGGPAPEMDNLMDMLANTQGRRMDDQRVTVNSLPGFQPIGPKDGMQKRPGTLSPQPLLSPQDPAALSFRRNSSPQPQTQAP encoded by the exons ATGGAGGAACAGCGCTGTTCCTTGCAAGCTGAGCCAGGCCAGACCCCAGAAAGCC AGGGTGGCCCTGCTCCAGAGATGGACAACCTCATGGATATGCTGGCCAACACCCAGGGCCGCCGCATGGATGACCAGCGTGTAACAGTCAATTCCCTGCCTGGCTTCCAACCTATTGGTCCCAAG GATGGAATGCAGAAACGACCCGGGACACTCAGCCCTCAACCCCTGCTCAGCCCGCAGGACCCTGCTGCTCTCAGCTTCCGCAGGAACAGTAGCCCCCAGCCCCAGACACAAGCTCCCTGA
- the Pcp2 gene encoding Purkinje cell protein 2 homolog isoform X1, with the protein MAGSPDQEGFFNLLSHVQGDRMEEQRCSLQAEPGQTPESQGGPAPEMDNLMDMLANTQGRRMDDQRVTVNSLPGFQPIGPKDGMQKRPGTLSPQPLLSPQDPAALSFRRNSSPQPQTQAP; encoded by the exons ATG GCAGGTTCACCCGACCAGGAAGGCTTCTTCAACCTGCTGAGCCACGTGCAGGGCGATCGGATGGAGGAACAGCGCTGTTCCTTGCAAGCTGAGCCAGGCCAGACCCCAGAAAGCC AGGGTGGCCCTGCTCCAGAGATGGACAACCTCATGGATATGCTGGCCAACACCCAGGGCCGCCGCATGGATGACCAGCGTGTAACAGTCAATTCCCTGCCTGGCTTCCAACCTATTGGTCCCAAG GATGGAATGCAGAAACGACCCGGGACACTCAGCCCTCAACCCCTGCTCAGCCCGCAGGACCCTGCTGCTCTCAGCTTCCGCAGGAACAGTAGCCCCCAGCCCCAGACACAAGCTCCCTGA